AATATTTTTCTTCCTATCCCTCTTTTGATGATAAACAACTTCCCCTCTAACCGCATCCGCAACTGTCGCGCCGCTCCTTGATACGTAGGCTTTAACCGTATACTGGCCGTTTGGAGATTGGGATTCTGTTAGGAGCTCCCCATCAGGAAGATTGGACATGCTGAAGAAAAAGTGATTAATGACCAATAGCAAAATAATAATGATACCTGATAACCCCGCTAATAAAATTCCTAATACTTTCATTAACCGACGCCCCCTTTTCACATGTAGGACGTTCAGAAACCTGGGAATGTTACCTCAGCGAATCGAAACATAACCGGTTTCATCGATGATTTCCACGGCTTGCTTGCGACCAGCTAACTCCTAGCCGTCGAAGGCTAATAAAACCCCTGATACTGTACTTACATTTATATCACTATTGTACACGAAGTGGATAAGGAATTTTCAATTAACTCTAACAAAAATAAAAAGATCCAAAAAGGATCTTTACTTTATTCCAATATTTCCGCCACGCGGCCAACTTGTCCGTCTTCGAGTCTAACTTTAATGCCATGGGGATGAAACTTCGAGTTCGTCAATAAGTCTTTCACAATGCCTTCAGTTTTTGTCCCTGAGCGCTGGTCTTTCTTCAATACAATTGCGACTTTTAATCCTGGTGTTATATCGTCACGATTTTTTCCGTCCATTGTTCAATCCTCTTTTCTTTTTTGAAACATGCTTTGTACGACATGCGCTGTGCCCGTATGAAGTTGGCCTTCTTCACGATTCACTTCACCTACGTGGAAATGCTTGATAAAATAGCCGTCAAATTGTTCAAGCATTTCTTTTGGATTTATGAGCATGGATTCGTTGCGCGGTCCGCCTGTTCCATATGCAAGTTGTTCTTTTGAATACAATTCACTTATATAATATCCTCCTGGTTTTAGCGCTTTTTTAATTCCAGAAAAGGTGCGGTCCATAACGTCTTCAGGAAAATGGCCGAAAATCTGGACGATGGCATCCCATTGTTCTGCTTCCCATACTACTTCTGCAAGATCCCGATATTCGGTTGTCACAACGACACCTTTTTCATCGGCAAGTAGTTTTGTTTTATCAAGCCCAGCTTGCGCAAAATCCCACGCGGTCACGTCAAATCCAAGAGACGCTAAGTACACCGATTTTCGCCCCTCGCCTTCTGCGATACAGAGCACTCTCCCTTTCGGCATAAGCTTCGCTGCTTCGACTACAAATGCATTTGGTTCTTTCCCGTAGACAAACTCATCTGTCGAGAAACGTTCGTGCCACATATTCGACAAAACGCATCAATTCCCTTCGGATATGGTCGTTCTAGTTTAGCATAATTGGGTTACAATTGCTTTTTTATAGGGGCTATGGTCGCTTCAGTGGTTGCATTAATCGTTTCGATACTCGCTTTGGTCGCCTCAACACCCGCTTTAGTCGTTTCAAACATGCTTTGGTCGTTTCATCCGGTGGTTTAGTCACTTATTCTCGTTAATGGTCGTTTCGCCAAGTTACCACATTAAAATCACTTGCTCATAACAACACTTTCCATAAAAGCATCCAGGCGCGACTCCATCAGCTGATTTGTGAGTCCTTCCACTCCTAAATCCGTCCACCCCTTATAAACAGTTATCGGACCATCGATGGCATCAAATATAGATACGATATCAAGATAGGGATCATAGTCGAACCCGGTTGCATGCCGTTGGTACGCTTCCAAAAATAAGTCCGCGATTTCTATTCCGTGTAATAAAGCTAAGTTCACGCGACAATGACCGACATCAATTCCCGCTGGCCCCAAGCAGGCGTTTGGCCAATCTACAATTCCGCTTACATCGTCGTCTTTCCATAACACATTAGCCGGGTGGAAATCGCGGTGGATGAATGTTTCCCGATATTGAGGTACCGACCCGTGTAATCGTTCTAAAGCTACATTCCATACTTCAGGATTCTGTGTCCACCCGGGAATTTCAACTTTCTCACGATTCATATACTGTGCATACTTCCACGGAAACTTCCCCGCTTCAATCCGATGAATTTCACTAAGTGTTTTAGCCAACCCATCTGTCCATAAATGAAAATCCTCTGGTTCAAGCAAAACTTTACCTTCTACCTTTGTCATCAGAATCGATGGCATTCCAGCTTTTCCGCCTGTTTTATCAGCCGCAAGAAGTATTGGTGCTGATAAATCACTATTACACGCTATTTGTAGACTAGCTGATTCATGTGACACAAGATCCGGTTCTTCGCGGAGCCATTCCTCATTATCAAATTGGCGCAATATGACGGGCCCCTTTCCAGTTTCCACCTCAAAAATAAGAGATGATACTCCGCCGTAAAGCCTTTCTATAGAAATAACGGCAACACCCAGTATATTTTCTATCCAAAGTTTCCCTTTTTCATTTAAATCCAAATTCATTCCTCCGATTTAGTAGTAAGAAGTCAATCCATTTTCAGGGTTTATTTTCTATTACTCATAAACAATATCGCCTGCCACTACTGTCATGACAACCTTCGCATAAATGATTCCTTCGTCTTCAACGCTGAACAAATCTGTATCGAGAATTGTAAAATCCGCGTCAAAGTTTTCTTGGAGTCTCCCGCGTACATTATCTTTTCCAATTGTGGCGACACTTCCAACTGTAAATAAATGAACCGCTTCAAATCGACTAAGCTTTTCGCTAGGTAAATAGCCGTCATGAGTCTCACCTGGTTTCCGACGTGTCACTGCTGCATAGATTCCGAGTAAAGGATCGACTTCTTCAACCGGCGCATCCGACCCGCCCCCACAGATGAATCCACGGTCGATTAACTTTTTCCAAGCATATGCCCAGTCCAGACGGTGTTCGCCTAACCGATCCATCGCCCAAGGGAAATCTGACGAAACAAATATCGGTTGTAAATCGAGAATGACTGGCAACTTTTCCATTCGCGCCACCAAATCCTCTCGTAACACATTCACATGAATCAATCTGTCGCGCTTCCCTTCGGGTACGGGGTGTTTTTCAATGGCATCTAATGCTTTTTCAGCAGCCGCATCCCCGATGACATGGACCGCAATCGCTTCATCGTATTTCCGAGCTAATTTAACAAGTTCTTCAATCTCCTCGTCAGTATGGACGGCCACCCCAGACGTTTCGGGTGCGTCTGAATACGGCTCGCTTAATAGCGCAGTCTTTCCGCCAAGCGCGCAGTCGATGAAAAACTTCATCTCACCAGGCGTAATCCACGGTTCATCATAAGTTGCATTCTCTTCCATTATTTGTTCGAATACCGGGGATCTTCTTAGTAAATGGGCACGAAACTTCCGCTGTTCACCAATCACATTTTTAAACGCTTGAAGCGGGTTCGTGTAATCGCCGTAATAACCGAGGTCATCCGTCACTGCACCGGTTAAGCCAAGTGCGACTAAATCATCGACGGATTTCGTTAAAGCTTTTGTCAACGATTCAATAGTTGGTTCTGGTAGCAAGTTCAGCACCAAATCCTGCGCGCCTTCATGGAGATAGCCCGTTGCTTCGCCGTTTTCATCGCGTTCGATAACACCGTCTTCAGGATCTAGTGTGTCTTTTGTAATGCCTGCGAGTTCAAGCGCTTTTGAGTTTGCTAGGACCGCATGACGACACGTCCTTTTCAACACCATTGGAGAATCTGTAACCTTATCGAGCTCACTCGCTCGGGGAATCTTTTTATCTGGAAAATTGTTTTCATTCCAACCTTCCCCCAAAAACCACTCATCCGGTGTTAAATCCTTATGCGCATTATGGAGCATGACCATCATTTCATCTGCCGAACTTGCTTTTGCTAAATCAAGACTCAGTAACTTTTGCCCATGTCCGATCATATGCATGTGACTATCGACAAATCCTGGATAGAGAACCGCCCCTTTTAAATCGATTTCTTTATCGGCCTGCCCTCTTAATTCGTCATAGGTACCAACCGCGCTAATTTTCCCGCCTTCTGTAAGTAGCGCTTCAACCTGGTCGCCTTCAAAATTCATCGTATACATCGTGCCGTTATGCCAAACTATTTTCACGTAAAATTCCCCCTGTCTATCTATATAGTCTAAACTTTCGGGCAATCCTGTGCAACGGCTTCGGAAAAAAATGCTACAATTATAGAAGAATATATTGGAGGGATATCAATGAGATTAACAGTTTATCTAGCAGGAGAGATTCATAGTGCGTGGCGCGAGGAAGTTAAAGTGAAAGCAGCGGCATTAGATTTACCCATTGACTTCGTTGGTCCGATGGAAGATCATGACCGTTCCGATAATATCGGGGAAGAAATTTTAGGTGAACAGCCAAATGCCATCTTTAAAGACGCAGCGGCTTCAAACTTTAATAACTTGCGAACGGAAATTCTAATGAAGAAAGCCGATCTTGTCATCGCTTTGTTTGGCGAAAAGTACAAGCAGTGGAATACCGCGATGGACGCAAGTGCAGCAGTTGCTTACGGTAAACCGTTGATTCTTATTCGTCAAGAAGGACATCACCATGCACTGAAAGAATTATCCCGTAAAGCGCACGCAACTGTCGAGACCGTCGACCAAGCGATTAAAGCACTTCATTATATTTTTGAATAGAAATTGGAATGGACCCCACTTTGCAAAGTCGGGTCCATTTTTGATTGGATTAGTTAGGCATTAAGTATTGTTTTGAGGATATGTGTGTGAAAGGTGCGGATATACGGAAGAAATGTACGGATATACATCGCAAAGCCTCAGATATCGCTGGTTATATGACGGATATCTTCTCCTATCTGTCGGATATCCACCCAAATTTACAAAACATTTACACCACCTTTATACTTCCTTAACAATCCACCTCTATGATGAGAAGTAGATAACTCGAATGGAGGATGCTCATGACATTATTGACAGGGCATAAAGAAGACGTACAACTTCGACTGATGAAAAATGCCAACTGGCGTAAACCAGTTTATGAAACGAATGGATTGAATCTGTGGTACGGATCATCACATGCATTGAAAAATATCGATCTATCTATTAATGAAAAAGAAGTCACTGCAATTATCGGCCCATCCGGTTGCGGGAAGTCAACTTATTTAAAGACGCTTAATCGAATGGTTGAAATGGTACCTGATGTATCGATTTCTGGACACGTTACATTTAAAGGGAAGAACATTCTGGGGAAAGCGATGCCCGTTGAAATGCTTCGATCGAAAGTTGGCATGGTCTTTCAAAAACCAAACCCCTTCCCTAAATCTATTTACGAGAACGTCGCATTCGGACCTAAAATTCATGGAATCCGAAACAAAGCGATGCTCGATAATATTGTAGAAGATAGTTTGCGAAAAGCTGCGCTCTGGGATGAAGTGAAAGACCGCCTTCACAAAAGTGCTTACGGGCTTTCCGGCGGACAACAACAACGACTTTGCATTGCTCGCTGTCTCGCAATAGACCCTGAAGTCATATTAATGGATGAACCTACTTCCGCTTTAGACCCAGTTTCCACGCACAAAGTGGAGGAGCTCATCAATACGATTAAAAACGATGTGACCATCGCAATCGTTACACACAATATGCAACAAGCAGCGCGAATTTCAGATCGTACAGCATTTTTTCTAAACGGTGAAATTATTGAATGTGATCAAACATCCACTATCTTTAATAATCCGAACGACCATCTTACGAATGACTATATAAATGGCCGCTTCGGCTAATAAATAAACACCGCTTTTTATTCCATCGAATAAAGGGCGGTGTTTTATATTTACCTGTTTTTCCCTCATTTACAAAACGTTTACATTAATCACACACTCGCTTAACAATCACGCCTTATACTTAAAACTAGAAAGAGCAAATCTTTCTACTAAAACAGAGATTAAGAGGAGGACAATTCAAATGAAATTGAAAAAGTATCTTTTGTTCCTAGCTATCGCAGCTCTTGCTGCAATTATTGCAGCATGCGGGTCTGATCCGAAAGCAAATAGTGACGAACAATCTAAAGGTAACGATGAAGAGTCTAATGACAATGGTAACTCTGAAAAGATAGAAGGAAGCGTTGTGATTGATGGATCCGGAACAGTTTATCCATTAATGGCGAGGATCGCTGAAGAATATATGATCAATGAGCAAGAAAATGTATCTGTTGAGGTGAGTCGTGCAGGAACAAGCGCAGGATTCAAGAAGTTTTTAGTAAAAGACGGAACAGACTTTAACGATGCATCTCGCCAAATAAAAGATGAGGAAGCAACTGAAGCAAAAGATTTAGGGATTGAAGTTAAAGAATTAAAAGTAGCCTTGGACGGTTTAACCTTTGTCATTAACAAAGATAATGACTGGGCAAAAGAAATGACGCCCGAACAACTCATTAGCATATTCAAAGCAGACAGCGGCATTGAAAAATGGTCTGATATAGACCCAGATTGGCCCGATGAAAAAATCAAGCCTATGGGACCGAACGAAAACCACGGAACGTATGAGTTCTTCTATGAAAACATTTTAGAAAAACAAGATCTCGTTGACAGTGTAAACCTACAACAAGATTATTCAACACTCGTTAACTTAGTAGCAGAAGACAAAAACGGAATTGCATTTTTCGGGTTTGGGTATTACGTCAATAATAAAGACAAGCTTGAAGCGGTTCATGTTGATTTTGGTAGCGGCGCGGTAGAACCATCACTCGATACTATTTCAGAAGACGGCGATTATGCGCAGTTTACTCGCCCCGTCTTCACATACTTGAACGTCAAACACGCAACAGAAAAAGCACAAGTTCTAGACTATGCCATCTATTTGATGGGCAACATTAATAAATTTGCAGGCGAAACTGGATTTGCACCAATTCCAGATGCTGAAGTCGAAGAAAGTATTGAATACTTGAATGGATTAAGAAATTAAAAAGCTCTAAACAAAGAAGATGAGCGCAATCCCATGCCCTCATCTTCTCTCACCTTATAAATGATAAAGGAGTGCCTTATACAATGCCGATTAAGAATGAACTAACAAAGCGTGAAATTGGCATCAGGGAATTAATCGAACAAAAGCAGCACTCAAGAAATTTCAAGGAGTCGTTCGAAAAAGCGATTCCATTCTTTCTATTTCTAATTGCTTCTGTATCGATTTTAACGACCATCGGTATCGTCTACACACTATTATCCGAAACAATCGAGTTTTTTAAACGGGTACCGATTGCAGATTTCTTTACGGGTACGACGTTAAAACCACTGAGCCAAACACCAGAATTTGGTGTCCTACCGCTTATTATCGGTACTGTGACTTCTTCACTCATTGCTATGGCAGTTGCCGCCCCCATAGGGTTAATGTCTGCTATTTATTTGAGTGAATATGCATCTGAAAAGGTTCGAAAAACGGTTAAGCCATTACTTGAAATACTCGCTGGAATCCCGACAATCGTCTATGGATTTTTCGCATTCACTTTCGTTACACCGCTATTACGTGAGTTCATACCTGGGCTTGAAGCGACAAATATCTTAAGTCCTGGAATTGTCATGGGGGTCATGATCATTCCAATGATTGCCTCGCTGTCTGAAGATGCCATGAGTTCAGTGCCAAACGCCATGCGGGAAGGTGCATTAGCTTTGGGTTCAACGAGATTAGAAGTGACGAAAAAAGTGGTCATTCCAGCCGCCCTTTCCGGAATCATCGCCTCATTTGTTCTTGGAATTTCTCGTGCAATTGGCGAAACGATGATTGTCACGATTGCCAGCGGAAGCACGAAAAACTTCACATTCGATATTACACAATCCATGCAAACGATGACCGCTTATATTGTAGAAGTAACTGGCGGAGATGCACCTGCAGGTTCGACAATCTATTATAGCTTGTATGCTGTTGCGATGACGCTATTCGTATTCACACTGCTGATGAATTTATTGGCAAGATCAATTTCCCGCAAGTATAGGGAGGCGTATTAATGATGGAAAGAGCCGTAGAACGTAAAGTGAGTAGAAGAATGACGATGCGTTTATTAATAAATGCCATCTCTAAATATATCTTTCTTCTCGCCACGCTATTTGGTCTCGTTGTGCTTTCAGTCTTAATTTACCGAGTGTTTTTTGAAGGTTTTGGCTGGCTAAATTTCGATTTCTTAACGGGTAAATTATCAACCCAACCTGAACGCGCTGGAATTATGGGCGCTATTCTGGGGACCTTCTGGTTAATGCTTGTCGTTGCGCCTGTCACCATGTTTTTAGGCGTCGGAACAGCCATTTACTTGGAGCTATATGCGAAAAAAGGACGTTTGCAAGGATTCATCCAAACAAATATTTCAAACCTGGCTGGTGTTCCTTCAATTGTCTATGGGATCCTCGGATTGACAGTATTTGCTCGAGCCTTGAATTTTGGTAATATCGTGCTTGCGGGCGGACTGACGATGTCCCTCCTCATTCTCCCTATTGTCATCGTTGCAAGTCAGGAGGCAATTAGGGCGGTGCCAAATCCGTTGAGTGAAGCTTCTTATGGAATGGGCGCGACCAAGTGGCAAACGATTAAGAGCATCATCTTGCCAAGTGCGCTTCCCGGGATATTAACGGGTGCCATCTTGTCGCTATCGCGTGCGATTGGTGAAACTGCTCCGTTAGTCGTTATTGGCATTCCTGCGTTGCTAATTCCTTTTCCGGGTGGGATATTCGACAAGTTTACAGTGCTTCCCATGCAGGTCTATTATTGGACACTGGACTCATCTCTCACTGCGGAATACGCAAACTTAGCAGCTGCGACAATCATCGTGTTGCTAATCGCCTTATTACTGTTAAATACAACGGCGATCGTCATTCGCAATAAATTTCAACAACAACACTAAATGAAAAAAGCTATCCAAGTGAGCGTTTCAAATACGCGCACATTGGATAGCTTTTTGTGATTACTCTGTCAAACCCATTTCAGTTTGAACAACAGCTACAATTCGATCTACATAGCGTTTGCAATCCTCGATTGTCGGTGCTTCTACCATTACACGAACAAGTGGTTCCGTACCTGAAGGACGAACGAGAACGCGACCGTTGCCAGCCATTTCTTTTTCGACTTCAGCAATTACTTTTGCAACACTTTCATTAGCAGTGACTGCATTTTTATCTGTCACGCGAACGTTTATAAGTTCTTGCGGGTAAATCGTCATTTCGCTCGCAAGGCTGGATAATGTGCGTCCAGTTGCTTTCATGATATTCACGAGTTGGAGTCCAGTTAAAAGTCCGTCCCCAGTCGTATTATAGTCAAGGAATATAATATGGCCGGATTGTTCTCCGCCAAAATTATAACCGCCTTTCACCATCTCTTCGACGACATATTTATCGCCAACTGCTGTTTTCACGCTTGTTAAACCGTGTTCCGTAAGGGCTTTGTAAAACCCTAGATTACTCATAATTGTTGATACAATCGTATCCTGTTTTAAACGTCCTTCTGATTGCAAGAAACGTCCAATGATGTACATAATTTGATCGCCATCGACAATTTTACCGTTTTCGTCCACAGCAATTAGACGGTCTCCGTCGCCGTCAAAGGCCAAACCGATATTCGCTTCTTTTTCAAGTACAAATTCAGCGAGCTTTTCAGGATGTGTCGAACCAACCCCGTCGTTTATATTAAGTCCATTCGGAGATGCACCCATCGTTGAAATGTCGGCATCTAAATCCGCAAAGACATGTGTCGCTAATGTAGAAGTCGCGCCGTGCGCACAATCTACGGCTACGTGTATACCCGTGAAGTCTTCTTCAACGGATTGTTTCAAGTACTGAATATATTTATGGCCACCTTCAAAATATTCCATTACAGAACCGACATCAGAACCAGTCGGGCGTGGCAACGTATCTTCCTGTTCATTAAGCAACTTTTCGATTTCTTCTTCTTGCTCTTCTGTCAGTTTGTAGCCATCCGCACCAAAAAATTTAATGCCGTTATCTTCGACCGGGTTATGGGAAGCGGAAATCATAACGCCACCGTTTGCATTCATTACACGGGTCAAATAAGCAACGCCTGGTGTGCTAATGACGCCGAGTGTCATAACTTCTACACCTGTCGATAAAACACCTGCGATTAAAGCATTTTCAAGCATGTAGCCTGAAATACGCGTATCTCTACCAACAATTACACGCGGCTTCTCCTGCGAGTCTTTCGTTAACACGTAACTCCCAATTCTCCCAAGTCTAAATGCAAGCTCTGGGGTTAGTTCGTCATTTGCAATCCCACGTACGCCATCCGTACCGAAATACTTTGTCATTTCCATTCTCCCTTTCAAACTACACATTGTTTCTGTTCATTAAGCGAGCTCAATCCTCATCGTTACTTCTTCTTCAGAAAGTGTCCACTCCAAATCTTGCGGACCTTCTACCGTAACAGGAAAAACGCTCTCGCCCTCAGCAACTACTGCTGACGCATCGATTGAAACCGTGAAATCAGATTTTGCTAGTTTCTCAACGATGTCAGGTTCAGCCACGACTGTCAATGTTACTATGCCGTTTTCCGGTTTCAGTAATGTGCTTTTATATTTTTCATCTAAACCATTTACTGTGACTTCAACATTTTCAAAACTGATTGTTTCCGTTGTTGGTTCAGCATTCTCTGACGCAATATCTTCGTCCAATTCATCATCCGCTTGTGCTTCCGCATCCACATCCGGTTCTTCAACCGTGGATTCAACCGTGGCTTTAACATCTACTTTTATTTTTGACATTGATATTTTTGACACGCCTTTGGGCTTCGGAATATCAACTTCCATTGTTTGCGACTCTTTTATTTTTGATATGTCAATTTCGACTGCGACTGCATCAATTGCGTCAAGAATTTTACTTGGGCCAAAAATCGTCAGCATTTCCGATGAAGATGCTACCGAATCGATGGTCACATTATCTGGCGGAGTGCCTGTCGATTTTAATACAATTGGGACTTCCTTGCTGTTTTCAACCACTTCCACTTTGACAGTAACAGTCTCTGGAACGATGGAAACGTCTAATTTATTCAAGTCTCGATCAAGCACTCTAACTTTAGCTTGGTGCTCAAATGATTCTTTAATGCCATTTTCTCCGACCACAGTTGCTTTAACAAAACTAATGGATTCAATGATACTTTTAGCACCCGTTACTTCTATTGTAGACGGAACGACATCCATATTTGCCACATGAAAATCTTCGGCAAGTAGCCTTGTATTGAATTCGGGTTCTACTTTGAATGTTTCAGTAATTTTCTCTTCGATTAATACATTCACCATTGCTGGATCAATGCGCACCTGTAATTTCTCTGAAATGTTTTCAGGTTGTATACGAACCTGATGTCTTCCCATCGTCAACTCCCGTAAATCAACAATTAACGTAAAGTCTTTTAACATCTTTGTCGTTTGAACAAGATTTACTGGACCTTCAATTGTTACATTAACTGTTTCAGGTACACCAGTCACAACTAGATTTTCATTGTCATAATAGACCTGAACAGGCACATCACGAATCGTATCGAGATGGTCACCCACCTTGTTGCCATTCTGTTCTCCTTCATCGGTCTGTACCGAATAAAACAAGATCACCGCTAGAAATAAGGCCGTGAAACGAAGAAACCATGGGTTGTCCATAATTTTATCCATTTCTTTTCACTCCCCATTTCCATTTGGAAGTATTTTTTTGCTCAGTTGTCGTACCGAACCAAACTCGTCGCAATCTTGCTTCGAATTCCTCGATACTAAGATCACGATATAATTCTCCGTCAATCGCCAGGCTAATCGCGCCTGTCTCTTCTGAAACGATAATTGTAATGGCATCCGTTACTTCGCTTAATCCAAGAGCTGCACGATGCCTAGTTCCCAGTTCTTTTGAAATGAAAGGACTTTCAGATAGCGGTAAATAACAACCAGCCGCGGCGATTTGATTTTTATGCAATATAACAGCACCATCATGCAACGGCGCGTTTGGAATGAATATATTTATTAAAAGCTCTGAGGTTACAACAGAATTCAGAGGTGTACCAGTTTCGATATATTCACTAAGTCCTGTTTCACGTTCGATTGAAATTAGTGCACCAATTCGGCGTTTTGCCATATAGTTCACGGATTTCGACAATGCTTCCATTAAGCGGTCATGTTCTTCTTCCTCTTGCATTGCTGTCCGTGCGAAAAGTCTACCGCGTCCAAGTTGTTCAAGCGCACGTCGCAACTCAGGTTGGAAGATAATGATGATTGCTAGAAAACCCCAAGGCAACACTTGATCTAACAACCATTTCAAGGTATCAAAATGAAATACATCCGTTAGTAATCGAACAATGATAAGAACGAAAATTCCTTTTAATAGCTGTACTGCTTTCGTTCCTTTAATAATCTTGAATAATTGATAAATAACAAACCAGACAAGAAGCACATCCACAATATTAATGAACGTTGCAACTGGACTGAGACTAACAACTTTTTCCCAAAACGGCATGTGCTTCGCCTACCTTCATTGACGATTTCATATGTTAACTATTATATCATATTGATACCACTCTATGCTTCTATATAACATATGAAAAGCGACCGAATCCCGCCGATTGCGGTTTTCTTCGGTCGCTAAATTTACTCTTCTATAATTTCATCCTTTTTCGATGAAGGCCAAATATCTTTGGCTGTTTTCTTTATTTTATACCATAACCAATCAAACGCCTTATTGATTTCTTCAATCTCGCCCGTTACAACAGCCGTGGAGGCCATATATTTCGACCCGCCAATCACGGTAATATTTCCATCTACTTCACCATCGACCCTGAGTTCGCCATTCTTTACAACAACATCGCCTTTTACAATTTCTCCCTCAGGAACCAGAACAGTCTCTCCTTCAACAACGAGGTTTGGTTGTTTCGTCACTGAAAATTGCTGATCATTGCCGAAACTTGAAAACGTTGAAACGCTCATCATTAGAAAGAATAGCGCCACAGCAGCCAATAGCGGATGTTTTCTAAGCCACCTTTGAACGCCAGCTTTCTTTTTCTCTTTCGGAAGACGATTCATAACCCCTTCAACAAAGCCTTCAGGCGCCTG
The window above is part of the Sporosarcina sp. 6E9 genome. Proteins encoded here:
- a CDS encoding YbbR-like domain-containing protein produces the protein MDKIMDNPWFLRFTALFLAVILFYSVQTDEGEQNGNKVGDHLDTIRDVPVQVYYDNENLVVTGVPETVNVTIEGPVNLVQTTKMLKDFTLIVDLRELTMGRHQVRIQPENISEKLQVRIDPAMVNVLIEEKITETFKVEPEFNTRLLAEDFHVANMDVVPSTIEVTGAKSIIESISFVKATVVGENGIKESFEHQAKVRVLDRDLNKLDVSIVPETVTVKVEVVENSKEVPIVLKSTGTPPDNVTIDSVASSSEMLTIFGPSKILDAIDAVAVEIDISKIKESQTMEVDIPKPKGVSKISMSKIKVDVKATVESTVEEPDVDAEAQADDELDEDIASENAEPTTETISFENVEVTVNGLDEKYKSTLLKPENGIVTLTVVAEPDIVEKLAKSDFTVSIDASAVVAEGESVFPVTVEGPQDLEWTLSEEEVTMRIELA
- a CDS encoding anti-sigma factor, with the protein product MNTCPEHFVHSMHAYLDGDINSADERELMEHLESCSDCDELMKSMSDSIALLENIEPIQAPEGFVEGVMNRLPKEKKKAGVQRWLRKHPLLAAVALFFLMMSVSTFSSFGNDQQFSVTKQPNLVVEGETVLVPEGEIVKGDVVVKNGELRVDGEVDGNITVIGGSKYMASTAVVTGEIEEINKAFDWLWYKIKKTAKDIWPSSKKDEIIEE
- the pstA gene encoding phosphate ABC transporter permease PstA; the protein is MMERAVERKVSRRMTMRLLINAISKYIFLLATLFGLVVLSVLIYRVFFEGFGWLNFDFLTGKLSTQPERAGIMGAILGTFWLMLVVAPVTMFLGVGTAIYLELYAKKGRLQGFIQTNISNLAGVPSIVYGILGLTVFARALNFGNIVLAGGLTMSLLILPIVIVASQEAIRAVPNPLSEASYGMGATKWQTIKSIILPSALPGILTGAILSLSRAIGETAPLVVIGIPALLIPFPGGIFDKFTVLPMQVYYWTLDSSLTAEYANLAAATIIVLLIALLLLNTTAIVIRNKFQQQH
- the glmM gene encoding phosphoglucosamine mutase, producing the protein MTKYFGTDGVRGIANDELTPELAFRLGRIGSYVLTKDSQEKPRVIVGRDTRISGYMLENALIAGVLSTGVEVMTLGVISTPGVAYLTRVMNANGGVMISASHNPVEDNGIKFFGADGYKLTEEQEEEIEKLLNEQEDTLPRPTGSDVGSVMEYFEGGHKYIQYLKQSVEEDFTGIHVAVDCAHGATSTLATHVFADLDADISTMGASPNGLNINDGVGSTHPEKLAEFVLEKEANIGLAFDGDGDRLIAVDENGKIVDGDQIMYIIGRFLQSEGRLKQDTIVSTIMSNLGFYKALTEHGLTSVKTAVGDKYVVEEMVKGGYNFGGEQSGHIIFLDYNTTGDGLLTGLQLVNIMKATGRTLSSLASEMTIYPQELINVRVTDKNAVTANESVAKVIAEVEKEMAGNGRVLVRPSGTEPLVRVMVEAPTIEDCKRYVDRIVAVVQTEMGLTE
- the cdaA gene encoding diadenylate cyclase CdaA, which gives rise to MPFWEKVVSLSPVATFINIVDVLLVWFVIYQLFKIIKGTKAVQLLKGIFVLIIVRLLTDVFHFDTLKWLLDQVLPWGFLAIIIIFQPELRRALEQLGRGRLFARTAMQEEEEHDRLMEALSKSVNYMAKRRIGALISIERETGLSEYIETGTPLNSVVTSELLINIFIPNAPLHDGAVILHKNQIAAAGCYLPLSESPFISKELGTRHRAALGLSEVTDAITIIVSEETGAISLAIDGELYRDLSIEEFEARLRRVWFGTTTEQKNTSKWKWGVKRNG